GCACTCGCACTCGCTTTCGCCGCTGCCGCCACCGCGGCCGGTAATGCGGTAAGCAGCGCTGCGGCGTCACCGGGTCCGGAACTCCAGCCCAGGCTGATTCGTAAGGTACTGCTGGTATGTTCCGCGCCCATGGCAGTCAATACGTACGACGGCTTAGGAATACCCACGGTGCAGGCTGAACCCGTCGATACCGAAATGCCGGCGTCGTCGAGCAGCATCATTAACGCGTCCCCGTCGCAGCCGGGGAAGGAGAGGCTGAGCAGACCCGGCAGCCCCGCCTCGGTGCTGTTCACGACGTAGTCAAACGGCCGGTTGCCTGCTGCCTGCTGGGCGATGCCCCGCAGCAGTTGGTCGCGCAGGCCAGCCATCCGGTCGGCGTGCTGCTGCTGTTCGGTGACAGCCTCGTGGATTGCTGCCGCGGCACCCGCAGCACTGGCGACATTGCTGGAGCCGGCGCGCATGCCTAGTTCTTGACCACCACCACGCAGTAGTGGTTCCACCGTGGCTTTCGGGTCCACCAGCAGCAGCCCGATTCCTACCGGTCCGCCGACTTTGTGGGCGGTGAAAGCGGCGGTGTCAGGCAGGTCGGCTTCGATCGCGATATTGCCCAGCGCCTGCACCGCATCACAATGCAGCGGGACGTCATGCTCAGCGCAGATTTCTGCCAACTCGGCGATGGGCTGTACTGCGCCGACTTCGTTGTTGGCCCACATCACCGCAACCAGTGCGACCTCGTCACTGCGGCGGGTCAGGATGTCGCGCAGCTGATCTGGGTTGACCGAGCCGGTCGCGTCTACGTCCAGCCACTCAAGTTCTGCGCCTTGTCCTTGCAGGTGCTCAGCTGGCTCGATAACCGCTTTGTGCTCGATCCGGCTCAGCACAATCACACGCCGCCGTGGGTCGGCTTGGTTGCGGGCCGCATAGCCCCCGGTAACCGCCACGTTGTCGGATTCGGTGCCGCCGGAGGTGAAGACCACCCGGTCAGGGTCAACGGTGAGATCTTCTGCGATCTGTTCGCGGGCGTCTTCCAGGATGCGCCGGACATGTCGGCCAGAGGCATGACCGGATGACGCGTTACCACTCACGGTGGTGGCGTCCAGCCAGGCTTCCCGAGCGCTGGCGCGCATCGGGGTGCTGGCGGCGTGATCCAAATAGGTCATAGCGGTGTCGGTGCCTGTCGGTCAGTCGGTTGGTCAACTACCAGGATATGCGGGATTTGGTGATGAGACCGACCACCGGTCACCTGAACTGCTGCTGGCCAGCACTGATCTGCTCTCAGCCCGGCCCGCGCAGCGCCTTCGCAGTGGTGCGCGGGCAGCCAG
The Actinomycetes bacterium genome window above contains:
- a CDS encoding cysteine desulfurase, with protein sequence MTYLDHAASTPMRASAREAWLDATTVSGNASSGHASGRHVRRILEDAREQIAEDLTVDPDRVVFTSGGTESDNVAVTGGYAARNQADPRRRVIVLSRIEHKAVIEPAEHLQGQGAELEWLDVDATGSVNPDQLRDILTRRSDEVALVAVMWANNEVGAVQPIAELAEICAEHDVPLHCDAVQALGNIAIEADLPDTAAFTAHKVGGPVGIGLLLVDPKATVEPLLRGGGQELGMRAGSSNVASAAGAAAAIHEAVTEQQQHADRMAGLRDQLLRGIAQQAAGNRPFDYVVNSTEAGLPGLLSLSFPGCDGDALMMLLDDAGISVSTGSACTVGIPKPSYVLTAMGAEHTSSTLRISLGWSSGPGDAAALLTALPAAVAAAAKASASA